A genomic window from Helicobacter pylori includes:
- the mreC gene encoding rod shape-determining protein MreC, with protein MRFYFKFLWLLGIFLIFYFLDIKGSSSYISDRVKNALMSAKNSLSDNIQAYFFQAKNIKEFQKERLVLEALKLENADLKERLNSVYPLESKEPKMTYTPTFMTSFISLEDTHSVSLNPIINLEENKIYGLVSNNQAIGIAVLEKGRLNGFLNAHKRCAYSVMVGKNQALGFIGTNFRQELVVEFIVPSAEINIGDQVLTSGLDGIFGAGVFVGEVLSIEDHYTYKSAVLKNAFLSNAKLLRHVFLSDVKN; from the coding sequence ATGCGCTTTTATTTCAAATTCCTTTGGCTTTTAGGGATTTTTCTTATTTTTTATTTTTTAGACATTAAAGGCAGCTCTTCTTATATCAGCGACAGAGTTAAAAACGCCTTGATGAGCGCGAAAAACAGCTTATCAGATAACATTCAAGCGTATTTTTTTCAAGCCAAAAACATTAAAGAATTTCAAAAAGAACGCCTGGTTTTAGAAGCTTTAAAACTAGAAAACGCCGACTTGAAAGAGCGCTTAAATAGCGTGTATCCTTTAGAAAGTAAAGAGCCAAAAATGACTTATACCCCCACTTTTATGACTTCCTTTATCAGTTTGGAAGACACGCACAGCGTTTCTCTCAACCCTATTATCAATTTAGAAGAAAATAAGATTTATGGCCTTGTTTCTAACAATCAAGCCATAGGCATTGCGGTGCTAGAAAAAGGGCGTTTGAACGGGTTTTTGAACGCCCACAAGCGGTGCGCTTATAGCGTGATGGTAGGTAAAAATCAAGCGTTAGGTTTTATAGGGACGAATTTCAGGCAAGAGTTAGTCGTGGAGTTTATTGTCCCAAGCGCTGAAATCAATATAGGCGATCAAGTGCTAACAAGCGGGCTGGATGGGATTTTTGGAGCGGGGGTGTTTGTGGGCGAAGTTTTAAGTATTGAAGATCATTACACTTATAAAAGCGCGGTGTTGAAAAACGCTTTTTTAAGCAACGCTAAACTTTTAAGGCATGTGTTTTTGAGCGATGTGAAAAACTAG
- a CDS encoding DEAD/DEAH box helicase family protein produces the protein MAKKKQEVRNNEIFVAQKLAEEELNINEINDPLEMLDFKSFDSNKELLDYQQQALINAFRMLTAYFKDFKENKKEFYAFYQRHYSFANCDFTKKKLNDLLRNSFKVENGCVKFENFINRLAFYMATGSGKTIVIIKLVELLGVAMEMGLIPKKNIMFFSANEHLIKQFEKEIEKYNRGKDYSKQIDFKNLKSVENEDFYHASNNCFKGMKKIALFYYRADLMSDEESKENLLNYKDRWDNGENYVILDEAHKGSKAESKRQAIFSLLSQRGFLFNFSATFTEESDLITSVYNLSVGEWVKLGYGKESILLKKNNLNSFRELKDLNDREKEIALLKGLLLLGMQKRYKTEGYFHDPLMLVFTHSVNVENSDAEMFFKTLVRVIENDDESDFLKAKDDLLEELEDPEFLFSGDKDKDYKIKIFKEGLSDMDFKGLKEEIFYASNGRIEVIINPNNKQEIAFKLNTSDKVFCLIKIGDITEWIHEKLKSVKVVSKNLSYKEESYFSQIDKSSINILVGSRSFDTGWDSTRPSVILFLNIGLDEAKKLVQQSFGRGVRIESVKNQRQRLAYLDIDEAIKNDLKPNAAMLETLFIIPTNHASLETILKIQKENDNRSERGSWREIKLDKTRINHALFVPCYRKEQTNALKLDKSTSFKMSEKNFKDLKEYFNLMSEKHFILKHEFYDPKDYALLKDMIQKKHFKIELNWHYKDLDYMISEIKGKLYPNQKVPKDEFNALDNEKIVHFKRIKVKADKKEALVKTIQEVKEYAPLDKETLRIKIVQGEIDPYDTDKHKQDKAFKLDGAELLKFKEHYYTPLIKAKNCDWLKHVVKVESEIDFLKELQETETIETLQKNYDFWAFSKIDEHLDNLFIPYIDNCATERKFFPDFIFWLQKGDTQIICFIDPKGIEYTAYEGKADWYNKLFKDKIFNPKDNPHFKIKVVLKFYNNSNKVPPEGYRDYWIQKRELKDFFLTLKI, from the coding sequence ATGGCAAAGAAAAAACAAGAAGTAAGGAATAATGAAATTTTTGTCGCTCAAAAACTCGCTGAAGAGGAATTGAATATTAACGAGATTAACGATCCGTTAGAAATGCTGGACTTTAAAAGCTTTGATAGTAATAAAGAGCTTTTAGATTACCAACAACAAGCTTTGATCAACGCTTTTAGAATGCTTACCGCTTATTTTAAAGATTTTAAAGAAAATAAAAAAGAATTTTACGCTTTTTATCAAAGGCATTACTCGTTCGCTAACTGCGATTTCACTAAAAAGAAACTCAACGATTTGTTAAGAAACTCTTTTAAAGTGGAAAATGGTTGCGTGAAGTTTGAAAACTTTATCAACCGCTTAGCTTTTTACATGGCTACAGGGAGCGGTAAAACGATTGTCATTATCAAGCTTGTAGAGCTTTTAGGCGTGGCTATGGAAATGGGTTTGATCCCTAAGAAAAATATCATGTTTTTTAGCGCCAATGAGCATTTGATCAAACAATTTGAAAAAGAAATTGAAAAATACAACCGGGGTAAGGACTATTCCAAACAAATTGATTTCAAAAACCTTAAAAGCGTTGAGAATGAGGATTTTTATCACGCTTCAAACAATTGTTTTAAAGGAATGAAAAAAATCGCTCTTTTTTATTACCGCGCGGATTTAATGAGCGATGAAGAAAGCAAGGAAAACCTTTTAAACTATAAGGATCGTTGGGATAATGGGGAAAATTATGTGATTTTAGATGAAGCGCATAAGGGGAGTAAGGCTGAGAGCAAAAGGCAAGCCATTTTTAGTCTGCTGTCTCAAAGGGGGTTTTTATTCAATTTCAGTGCCACTTTCACCGAAGAGAGCGATCTCATCACTTCGGTGTATAATTTGAGCGTGGGCGAGTGGGTGAAGCTTGGCTATGGTAAAGAATCTATTTTATTGAAGAAAAACAACTTGAATTCTTTTAGGGAATTAAAAGATTTAAACGATAGGGAAAAAGAAATCGCACTTTTAAAGGGGTTATTGCTTTTAGGCATGCAAAAACGCTATAAAACAGAAGGCTATTTTCATGACCCTTTAATGCTCGTGTTCACGCATTCTGTGAATGTGGAAAACAGCGATGCGGAAATGTTTTTCAAAACTTTAGTGCGCGTGATTGAAAATGACGATGAGAGCGATTTTTTAAAGGCTAAAGACGATTTATTAGAGGAATTAGAGGATCCGGAATTTCTTTTTAGCGGTGACAAAGATAAAGACTATAAAATTAAGATTTTTAAAGAGGGTTTAAGCGATATGGATTTTAAAGGCCTAAAAGAAGAAATTTTTTATGCTAGTAATGGGCGTATTGAAGTCATCATTAACCCTAACAACAAGCAAGAAATCGCTTTCAAGCTCAACACTAGCGACAAAGTCTTTTGCTTGATTAAAATAGGCGATATTACAGAATGGATTCATGAGAAATTAAAGAGCGTGAAAGTGGTGAGTAAGAATTTGAGCTATAAAGAAGAGAGTTATTTCAGCCAGATTGATAAGAGCAGTATCAATATTTTAGTGGGGTCTCGCTCTTTTGATACCGGCTGGGATAGCACAAGGCCTAGCGTGATTTTATTTTTAAATATAGGGCTTGATGAGGCTAAAAAGTTGGTGCAACAATCTTTTGGTAGGGGCGTGAGGATTGAAAGCGTCAAAAACCAACGCCAAAGGTTAGCGTATTTAGACATAGATGAAGCCATTAAAAACGACTTGAAACCAAACGCTGCAATGTTAGAAACGCTTTTTATCATACCCACTAACCATGCAAGCCTTGAAACGATTTTAAAGATCCAAAAAGAGAATGACAATAGGAGCGAGAGAGGTTCTTGGCGTGAGATTAAATTAGACAAAACGCGCATAAACCACGCCTTATTCGTGCCTTGCTACCGGAAAGAACAAACCAACGCTCTTAAACTTGATAAAAGCACTTCGTTTAAAATGAGCGAAAAAAATTTTAAGGATTTAAAAGAGTATTTTAATCTTATGAGCGAAAAACATTTTATTTTAAAGCATGAATTTTATGACCCTAAAGATTACGCACTGTTAAAAGACATGATACAAAAAAAGCACTTTAAGATAGAATTAAACTGGCATTATAAGGATTTGGATTACATGATTTCTGAAATTAAAGGCAAGCTCTACCCTAATCAAAAAGTGCCTAAAGACGAATTTAACGCCCTAGATAATGAAAAAATCGTGCATTTTAAAAGGATTAAAGTTAAGGCGGATAAAAAGGAAGCGTTAGTTAAAACCATCCAAGAAGTGAAAGAGTATGCACCTTTGGACAAAGAAACTTTAAGAATAAAAATCGTGCAAGGCGAGATTGATCCTTATGATACAGACAAGCACAAACAAGATAAGGCTTTTAAACTTGATGGTGCAGAGCTGTTAAAATTCAAAGAGCATTACTACACCCCACTCATTAAAGCCAAAAACTGCGACTGGCTTAAGCATGTCGTTAAAGTAGAAAGCGAAATTGATTTTTTAAAAGAGTTGCAAGAAACTGAAACGATAGAAACGCTGCAAAAAAACTACGATTTTTGGGCGTTCAGTAAGATTGATGAACATTTAGACAATTTGTTTATCCCTTATATAGACAACTGCGCTACAGAAAGGAAATTTTTCCCTGATTTCATCTTTTGGTTGCAAAAAGGCGACACGCAGATCATTTGCTTCATTGACCCTAAAGGGATCGAATACACTGCTTACGAGGGTAAGGCAGATTGGTATAACAAACTTTTTAAAGATAAGATTTTTAACCCTAAAGATAATCCCCATTTCAAAATCAAAGTGGTTTTAAAATTTTATAACAATAGCAATAAAGTGCCACCGGAGGGTTATAGGGATTACTGGATCCAAAAAAGGGAATTAAAAGATTTTTTTCTAACCTTAAAAATTTAA
- a CDS encoding site-specific DNA-methyltransferase, producing MKTNEAKFYEVLENLFIGVKIEDQPESLLDSSPRAMKNGMINLMKAKSRYYHHKKQELKKLIDSKCQDNNDLKEELFDKLYSFFKRYFSANGGIYFNDTPLYDSLYTKSDYEKCSLKKDTALFYKTKDLYYVKSETIYKDFCFELEGILFNFDASSLESKKYNEKVELVFDLKDTDTKTNTLNFSVTLSSKGTQTKTNEILKECSNQGVKLDEEILKKALVKFKKQGSMDYFIHKNALGFLKEQLDLYLFEYLFKEISVFTKERLDEINTIKEVALEVIVLVSEFENELCKIWNKPRFVLNSHFIVSLDRLKAKNYDLNKITSHPNYPKQVKEWQDLNLEIADNLLENEFLPLDTLYFKDLEEEVKSLFNENEINGTLIKSENYQALNSLKNRYKEAIDCIYIDPPFNTGSDFAYIDRFQDSTWLSLMHNRLQLAYDFLSHQGSFYLHLDNNANYLGRMLLNDIFGKENFRNEIIWYYSNKMANSGNSFAKNTETILNYSKGEEYIFYRQKEPRSEPVLLSKREGRDGKNMRARDENGKVIYELSHERYVDTLWNIAIIGSTSTERVKSDENLTQKPEKLLERIIKASSNENSIVCDFFAGSGTTCAVAHKLKRKYIGIEMGEHFERVILPRLKKVIGGFKSGALKGFNGGGAIKVYELESYEEILRKIKYEDNDKPLAYDEQYSDLVERKNESYTLNIEALEKMGVDIKETLENLHGVGVEFFNEKVVKFKGNDKEVEILKALKEALIW from the coding sequence ATGAAAACAAACGAAGCTAAATTTTATGAAGTTTTAGAAAACCTTTTCATAGGCGTTAAGATTGAAGACCAGCCAGAAAGCCTTTTAGATTCTAGCCCTAGAGCAATGAAAAATGGCATGATCAACCTCATGAAGGCTAAAAGCCGGTATTACCACCATAAAAAACAAGAATTAAAAAAACTCATTGATTCAAAATGCCAAGACAACAACGATCTCAAAGAAGAATTGTTTGACAAACTCTATAGCTTTTTCAAGCGTTATTTCAGCGCTAATGGAGGGATTTATTTCAACGACACGCCCCTTTATGACAGCCTTTACACTAAAAGCGATTATGAAAAATGCTCCCTTAAAAAAGACACCGCTTTATTTTATAAAACTAAAGATCTCTATTACGTGAAAAGCGAAACGATTTATAAGGATTTTTGCTTTGAATTAGAGGGTATTCTTTTTAATTTTGACGCTTCTTCACTAGAAAGCAAAAAATATAATGAAAAAGTAGAGTTAGTCTTTGATTTAAAAGATACAGACACAAAAACTAACACCTTAAATTTTAGCGTTACGCTCAGCAGCAAGGGGACTCAAACAAAAACGAATGAAATCCTCAAAGAATGCTCCAATCAAGGCGTCAAACTTGATGAAGAAATTTTAAAAAAAGCGTTGGTGAAATTCAAAAAGCAAGGCAGCATGGATTATTTCATCCATAAAAACGCGCTAGGGTTTTTAAAAGAGCAATTGGATTTGTATCTGTTTGAATACCTTTTTAAAGAAATCAGCGTTTTTACTAAAGAACGCCTTGATGAAATCAACACCATTAAAGAAGTGGCTTTAGAAGTGATTGTGTTAGTGAGCGAATTTGAAAACGAACTCTGTAAGATCTGGAACAAACCCCGCTTTGTGTTAAACTCGCATTTCATCGTAAGCCTAGACAGACTCAAAGCTAAAAACTACGATTTGAATAAAATCACAAGCCACCCAAACTACCCCAAACAAGTTAAAGAATGGCAAGACTTGAATTTAGAGATCGCAGACAACCTTTTAGAAAACGAGTTTTTGCCCCTAGACACTCTCTATTTTAAAGATTTAGAAGAAGAGGTTAAAAGCTTATTCAATGAAAATGAAATCAATGGCACGCTCATTAAAAGCGAAAACTACCAAGCCCTAAACTCCCTTAAAAACCGCTATAAAGAAGCCATTGATTGCATTTATATTGATCCGCCCTTTAATACCGGTAGCGATTTTGCTTACATAGACAGGTTTCAAGATAGCACATGGCTAAGCCTTATGCATAACCGCTTGCAACTCGCTTATGATTTTTTAAGCCATCAAGGAAGCTTCTATTTACATTTGGATAACAATGCGAATTATTTGGGGCGTATGCTACTTAATGATATTTTTGGTAAAGAAAATTTTAGGAATGAAATTATATGGTATTACTCTAATAAAATGGCAAACAGTGGTAATAGTTTTGCTAAAAATACCGAAACAATTTTAAATTATTCTAAAGGTGAAGAATATATTTTCTATAGACAAAAAGAGCCAAGAAGCGAGCCAGTCCTTTTAAGCAAACGAGAAGGGCGGGATGGTAAAAATATGAGAGCAAGAGATGAAAATGGTAAGGTTATTTATGAATTATCTCATGAGCGTTATGTAGATACTTTATGGAATATAGCTATCATCGGTTCTACTTCAACCGAAAGGGTAAAAAGTGATGAAAATTTAACCCAAAAACCGGAAAAATTGCTAGAAAGGATAATCAAAGCGAGCAGTAACGAAAACTCTATCGTGTGCGATTTTTTCGCTGGGAGCGGGACGACTTGCGCGGTAGCACACAAGTTGAAGAGGAAGTATATCGGTATTGAAATGGGGGAGCATTTTGAGCGCGTGATTTTGCCTCGTCTTAAAAAGGTTATAGGCGGTTTTAAAAGCGGCGCGCTTAAAGGATTTAATGGAGGTGGGGCAATCAAAGTTTATGAATTGGAAAGCTATGAAGAGATTTTAAGAAAAATCAAGTATGAAGACAATGACAAACCCCTAGCGTATGATGAACAATACAGCGATTTAGTGGAGCGTAAGAACGAATCTTACACGCTCAATATAGAAGCACTAGAAAAAATGGGCGTGGATATTAAAGAAACTTTAGAAAATTTACACGGCGTTGGAGTGGAGTTTTTCAATGAAAAAGTGGTGAAATTTAAAGGGAATGATAAAGAAGTAGAGATTTTAAAAGCCTTAAAAGAAGCGCTCATTTGGTAA
- a CDS encoding site-specific DNA-methyltransferase translates to MNINKVFYHSSTNMHEALDNSVDLIITSPPYFNIKDYTKNGTQDLQHSTQHVEDLGALEKYEDYLLGLLKVWHECYRALKPNGKLCINVPLMPMLKKVLNTHYNRHIFDLHADIQHSILHDLNNMLENKPKIFLLDVYIWKRTNPTKRLMFGSYPYPRNFYAQNTIEFIGVFVKDGKPKQPTEVQKEQSQLTQEEWLEFTKQIWEIPIPNKNDLAFGKHAALMPAELARRLIRLYSCVGDVVLDPFSGSGTTLREAKLLKRNFIGYELYENYKPLIEQKLGNLFDFE, encoded by the coding sequence TTGAATATCAATAAAGTGTTTTATCATAGCAGCACTAACATGCATGAAGCGCTAGATAATAGCGTGGATTTAATCATCACAAGCCCGCCTTATTTCAACATTAAAGATTACACGAAAAATGGCACACAAGATTTACAGCATTCAACCCAACATGTTGAAGATTTAGGGGCGTTGGAAAAATATGAAGATTACCTTTTAGGTCTTTTAAAAGTTTGGCATGAATGTTATAGGGCGCTAAAACCCAATGGTAAGCTATGCATTAATGTGCCTTTAATGCCTATGCTTAAAAAGGTTTTAAACACGCACTATAACCGCCATATTTTTGATTTGCATGCTGATATCCAACACTCTATTTTGCATGATTTAAACAACATGCTAGAAAACAAGCCTAAAATATTTTTATTAGATGTCTATATTTGGAAACGCACAAATCCTACTAAAAGATTGATGTTTGGGAGCTACCCTTATCCTAGAAATTTTTATGCACAAAATACTATAGAATTTATTGGCGTGTTTGTCAAAGACGGCAAGCCCAAACAACCCACAGAAGTGCAAAAAGAGCAAAGCCAATTGACTCAAGAGGAGTGGCTGGAATTTACCAAACAAATTTGGGAAATCCCAATCCCTAATAAAAACGATCTTGCTTTTGGTAAGCATGCGGCTTTAATGCCGGCTGAATTGGCAAGGCGTTTGATTAGATTGTATAGTTGCGTGGGCGATGTGGTGCTAGATCCATTTAGCGGGAGCGGGACAACCTTAAGAGAAGCAAAACTTTTGAAAAGGAATTTTATAGGTTATGAACTCTATGAAAATTATAAGCCCTTGATTGAGCAAAAATTAGGAAACTTGTTTGATTTTGAATAA
- a CDS encoding site-specific DNA-methyltransferase, with protein MILNKIYIEDVFTFLDKLEDKSVDLAIIDPPYNLKIASWDSFKNDEEFLTFSYAWIDKMLPKIKDIGSFYLFNTPFNCALFLAYLCQKKVHFLNFITWVKKDGFANAKKRYNHAQESILFYSMHKKNYTFNADEVRIAYESTERIKHAQSKGILKNNKRWFPNPKGKLCLDVWEITSQRHVEKENGKILKPKHPSIKPKILIERMIKASSNENDLILDLFSGSGMTSLVAKSLGRNFIGCETHAEYVHENLEMFRHNEYK; from the coding sequence TTGATTTTGAATAAGATTTATATAGAAGATGTTTTCACATTTTTAGACAAACTGGAAGATAAAAGCGTTGATTTAGCCATTATTGACCCTCCTTACAATCTCAAAATTGCTTCATGGGATAGTTTTAAAAATGACGAAGAATTTTTAACATTTTCTTACGCTTGGATTGATAAAATGCTGCCCAAAATCAAAGACATAGGGAGTTTTTATCTCTTTAATACCCCCTTTAATTGCGCTTTATTTTTAGCGTATTTATGTCAAAAAAAAGTGCATTTTTTAAACTTTATCACTTGGGTCAAAAAAGATGGGTTTGCTAACGCCAAAAAGCGTTATAACCACGCGCAAGAAAGCATTTTATTTTATAGCATGCATAAGAAAAATTACACTTTTAATGCCGATGAAGTTCGCATTGCTTATGAATCCACTGAACGCATCAAACACGCTCAAAGCAAAGGGATTTTAAAGAACAACAAACGCTGGTTCCCTAACCCTAAGGGCAAATTATGCCTTGATGTGTGGGAGATCACTTCACAAAGGCATGTTGAAAAAGAGAATGGCAAAATCCTTAAGCCCAAACACCCTAGCATTAAGCCCAAAATTCTCATTGAACGCATGATAAAGGCTAGCTCTAATGAAAACGATTTGATTTTAGACTTATTTAGCGGCAGTGGCATGACTAGCTTAGTAGCTAAAAGTTTGGGGCGTAATTTTATAGGGTGTGAAACCCATGCTGAATATGTGCATGAGAATTTGGAAATGTTTAGGCATAATGAATACAAATAA